The DNA sequence CGAGCCGAACCTGGGGGCAGAGAAACTGAATGTGGAAGAGGAATGGGATTAGGGCAACAGAACCAGGGGTTGCGCCGCCGTAGACGGTGGCGGTGTAAGCTGCCGGCACGGTGGTTCTGCCGGAGGAATGAGGGACCGAGGGGGAACGAGACGTTGATGATGAAGCGGAGAACGAGAGAGGAATGAGCGGGAAGGGAAAAGAGGTGGTGAGCCGCCGGCAGTGAGGTCGGAGTGGCGGCGGAGGGGTCGGTCGCGATGATAAGCGGGAGGAGTGAGAGAGAGGGTGTGAGCGAGTGGTGGTGAAAGAGGGAGAAAAGAAAGGGTTGGTGGGAACAGTGGCGGAAGTATGTGGAGCTGTGGCTGCCGGCGCTGCTGCTGCGACGGACGTTGGaggagagaagaggaagaagatgaaatgAGGAGGGGGAGAAGTACGCTGCGGCGCAACGCTCTTCGCGTATTAGGGTTCCCATTTTTTTGAATCGGCGCGGGCGCGCACCATGCGCGTCCGCGTCCATTGAGTAAACTAGGGATCTGCGCGTGCGCGTAAAGCGCGCCTGAACGTGGATGAGCAAAATGGGaaaggacgcgtgcgcgtacaatGCGCACACGCGTGCATGGGGTTGGGCTAGAGGCATAGAGTTGGCCCAAcccaggcctaactctctggagaatGGCCTGGAAGTTGCGCGATCAGATTGGCGCGCACGCGGtttgtgcgcgtccgcgcgtAGTGAGAAAATTTTGAGCTCTATGCGTGAGCGTGCAATGCGCTCTAGCGTGGGTGGCAGAATAGGTATGGGTGCGTGCGCAtaaagtgcgcgcacgcgtatagttgattgggcctgaggcttagagtgggcttgaggcacgcccaactctcgggtccgTGGCCTAGAGTGGTGACAGCAcgcatggacgcgcgcgcggcGAGTGCGCGCTCGCGTAAATTGTTAAGGTATGCATTGGCGCGTCGGCGCGATGTGCGCGCTCGCGCATACCGAGTTGGGCCTGGGGCTTAAAGCTAGCCCAGAGCTGGCTTAACTCTCTGGAATGTGGCTCGAAATCTTGCGGCAGCAAATCGGCGCGGACGCGGCAAGTGTGCGTCCGCGTGAATGTCCATGTTCTGAGAaacggcgcgcacgcacgtagtgcgcgtccgcgtgggttgAGTTGGGCTCAAGGCATGATGTTTGCCCAagggaggcccaactctcgggagtGTTGGCTCGTGGGGCATCCACgcaaggacgcgtgcgcgtgcatggtgCGCTCGCGTCCACCCctttccctcttctttcttttctttctttttttttttttttttttttaagcaaACAAATTGCTGGGTGCTCCCCTTAGtgttcacaactcttattcactcaactatcatacaattcacaaaaatgcaattttGGTATTATTCATTTACTACTAACACAACATGCATGTGACTAATCTAACGATTAGCAATAACAAGTATTGTACGAAACATCTatctacaatggcaactcaaatcacttattaagtaaATGTAAAAGattggaaagagtttaccatggtggggtgtctcccacctagcacttttagtttaagtccttaagttggacattttgagatgcttgttgtcatggtggcttatgcttgtactcatccttgaatctccaaggatctttgcttctcaattggttgacagagtTTCCAACCATTTTTATTAAGCTAGGCAGAGTTCCacccaagatatgagttccTCTAATTGGTCTTCACAcagcgaaccgggatcccatatcttgtcttcacacccatccgttagttgagtttcatgattttgtcgGGTGAGCGGATGGCATAAAGGTGATTGACACaaagaattctctttattccaccaatgcttccttctagaTCCATACAGAGTGATCTTTGTCCCAACATCATCCCTATATCTTGAGGTCTTGACCTTAATGAGCTTAACACCtactttccaaccactacacaactcattcttacttttaattccacaaagagttctaagttgaccatcattttcaatcaaaccatattcaagtgagaaattaaagcttagagatagagatgttacccacttaaatgttgtgttggatggcgCTTTAGGAAGGAaggcttccccacacttagacaatgcaaggtcccTTCCTTGTGCTTCTCTTTgattgtttccacctcttcagaattttcttcaatttcaacctcatcgtctttgttacgtggcttggtgttgtcttcaagagaCTCATCTTGTCTAATGAGAGGCGATtcaattttgaataaaattcattgatgaatgagttcatctcttgatcaacctctcatattcttcaatttcaatatacaccatgccatttccgtcttccttgggaggttgtgcacactcttctataatttgAGCTTCATGTCCAATGGGCGAGGGTTCCATTGTAGAGAggaattcatccatgattgaatccatctcttgataagcttcttccaagtctccaatgatgacatgccttggaggttgcgcaccctcctcaacatcaatgtcaagcttcttggaagagttctccatgatgctacattcccatggactttcaacgtctcctaaatcttcgaccacttcttccttttcttcaatacatataggctcctccaattgctctaatacaaaatttgattcctccttttccaccgaattttccaatttctccttcatactttgctcttcttttgactttttaCATGGGGCTACGGAagcaccttgagtgttcaagcattggtaggctaaggtagacactaccttggtcaagttggtcacaaactcaagtgtatcccgcttcatggcctcttgtccttgaagtaacaaagtgagagaatcgtccattggggcttgtggtgggtaggaaggttcatcattttggagagagggtgcataataggaaggtggttcttcttggtaaaattgtggagattgtgtgcattgaggtggttcttggtagtaatcttgatagTGGTGGGTTCTAAGgattcttgctcataatggtcataagagtaTGGTAGGGATAgttggtcatatgatggatatggatcataggaagGCGCTTGGTATAGgaaggcttgtgagaatggttgaggttcatgttgaggataggATTCATAGGCgtatgatggtggttgttgagtgccacaaaaagaatcatcatagccattaaattggcatgcattaggatggaagttatacctataagtatccggaggttgttgccaataggagtgatcaattcctcgaggctcctcccatctttgttggttccatccataATGAGTGTCATCATTGAGGTGCACgtttcctacaacacaattagaaccaagctcaaagccaaagtgagaattcatattgagagaacaaaataaaactaacaaaaattaagaaaaaacaaaagataacctattcacaatattcacatatgtacaataaccaataacacaacaccattgcaagtccccggcaacggcgccatttgaCGATTAGGATTTTTGACGGTTCAGAATTTctcaaatgaattctcgttgtaaagtatagtttctaaaccaacataatcctttcgtacaaaaagttgtttgtcactagtacaaacccctgaaatttataaaccgaagtatttagaccTCGGGTCGTCTCCCTAGGacttacaataaagtgtcttgttattggttgtgaattattttggggttttagatgagaaacatgaatagtaaatggtaagaaactttattaacaaaatggtcttggcaaggtttggttgtcaagggtcttcatcattatcactagccacaagtatggtagttgcaaggattaatcccacttagtcatccttaaatcaattaacaaaggaaagtcaagtgagttatatcaatcctagtccataagtcctagctttccactaattggattaatgaaggctagagttaatggctatcaactagcaatcaattggacactagtgactcaagaaaccctaagttaccttctcaagccaagaacataaaatcctactctaacatcctctcaagcatttcatcaaacacttggagggtaatgaaagaaagcattcttatttgtaagaataaaaggaatcaacaactaacaattacaaagaatgaacaaacaacaatcaacaacatcacaatcacatgaattacctcaaattgcattattaaaagaaaacaaaagaataacactagatccacaacaaaaatgaagaattgcaagaattaaagtatataactagagagagagagaagagaagagtaAGAATTAACAAGTGAAaggtaaatcaaagcatgaattaaacctagatctaaggaagggattaacctaaacctaatcctaattctagagagaagtgagagcttctctctctagaaaactacttctaactaaaactaaactaatctCTATGTGTGTGAATGTGTGAATGTtatgtcaatccccttcaatccttggctcttatatgcattttggcgccaaagttggttgctgaaaactctcaaaatcgccaggcacgtgttgtaataaaagaatcacgtgcAGGCtacgacgcgcgcgcgcacggtacgcgtgcgcgtccctggctaattctgcaatgtgcgcgcgagcgccttgtgcgcgtacgcgtgcttggccgaagtcaattctttggctttttgtgcttctctccacttgcatgcttccttccttgccttctttgatccatgcctagcctatttcaatcctggaattactagcaaacacatcaaggcatcttatggaatcaaagagaaattagaattcatcaaaataaggcttacaaagcatgtttttacacttaggcacaaatatgggagagataacaaaaccatgctaattcctaggctaaatgtgacaaaaggttatcaaaatactccaaattcaatacaagacaaatcctcaaattggggtttgtcaagtAGCTGTCGTCCGAGTTGTTTGTGAGAAGGGGAGGGGGTGCTACCTGCAAAACACTCCGCTGCTTAAGTCAACAAGGGTCTTAGCAGGTTTAAGTATATTAGGACTTAAGTATACCTGAAGGGTTTTAGTATACTTATaggtgatgagctaataactacCATTGAAGTAGTTCTACCATTGgtggtggataaccgtccccTTTTTCTAGGAGTTGTTGAAATCTCTCTTCTAGAAGTAAGTGAGAGATAGTAGAGATTAGTTATAACTCCTTCAAAGGGAGTTATCACTTTGTAGCATTCTGTCTAACCTCTTGGGAGGTCGGTTAGTCGGTAGCTATCTTCTGGGCTTTCTCTGCTTTGATCCTAACTTATGTTTTGGATCAAAGTAAGAATAGAACTATTGCGATATTTCCATAGCAACAACTTTTTATGATACAAATATTGtaatttgatattttgaatGTATTTTAAATGAAAAGTTGTTAAAATATCAAAATGTATTGCATATATTGTTTAAAATATAAGTACGACATTCACaacatttgttttattttaaaaattaaaattattgcaTACATTAAAAACTTTGATAATTTGAAGCTTAATTTATAATGTATTGTTATATTAGAAAATTGAAGAATATTAAATTTCTTTTAGATAAAATTGAAGAATATTAGATctgatataatttttattatcttttttatggttttaattTTATAGTAGTAATTTTTCATCCATGCCAGATCCTATGCACAATAACAAAGTTGTGATAATTCATCTAAAAATATTTcacaaaaaaaatgcaaaataaaTTACACACATATTTCTCTATGAAATGTCTAAATATTAGATAAATGCTTTTAGCTACTGATACTTCTGCTGAGAGTTCCACACACCAGAGCccttataaattataaaatacgCATAAGTAGAGTGATAcaatactttatatttttataacttAACGATTTTACAAGCCTCTTCACATGAATGAGCAGATCTCTTTATAGTCCTTCTATAATCTTCTAAGAGAAGCCAATCTCTTTTCAAGATCTTCAACATCTTGGGATTCCTGCGGTCTGCTGCATGCACAGAAATAAATATTGTCGCTTAAAATCCACAACGCGATAAAAGAAACTGTTCTGTTGTAGAAAAGAGTTATGAATAGTCAACAAATAAATGCATCTATATTATAAGACAAAAAACTCCAACCCAACCAGAACTTGTTGCCGGAAATACGAATAGTGTGTGTGTGTACCTTGGAGCAACATTTTCGGTATTCCTTGAAGCAATCCGGCCTTTTGGCGCCGAAGATAACTACCAACAGAGAAGACTACCCATCAGAGACAACATTTcgcaaaataatgaaaatatacAGAATGACTGCGAAGGACAAACGATTTATTATTGCGCCCAAAACCAACCTGGGATGCAATATCCACTCCAATCTCATCAAGAACCTGtcaaaaataattgaaaattaattaggCATTCCATGGAATGAAATATTTGATGAGCAAAATCATAATAGCAAGCTATATAATCGATTAGGTCATGGATAACATTCACCTGATTAGTGAGCTCTTCTGTTTCTTCCTCGGCTTCATCTTTGTCTAAAGTTTCATCTATAGATTCTGACATCATCTCAATCTGCAAAAAAGCTTAGGATGAAGTTGAccacaaaaaataaatagaaaagcTATCAGGCAGACGGCGTCAACACTGCTTGCCTTATTGATTTTAATTCTcttgcatatttcagagatccTCTATTCTTCAGATATTCTCTCTTTACTTTTTCAATAGAAAGTGAAGAATATTTTCATAAAGAAAATgctaaaacatactagaaatgGCTTGCATTATTCCTCATCTTTAGAAAATTTCTTCACTCAAAAGTTCAGGCAACAAAGGAAGTCCCGAGAATACACTTTGTCTAGAGCTCAGCCTTCATTCTCTTTTGTTCCTAATTTTGTTCCGGTATTTTACCCCAACTCTTTTACTGGTATCACAcatttctgtttttaactagaAAATTCTTTGTTTTCTTATTGATCTTTACTcctaattcaattttatttcattGTTGTTGCTTCATGTTCTTCACTTATTGGCACTCAACATGAAATTTGTTTTTACTATTAGGCACAGATTGCCGACTAGAAAACGCTGTTGACTATTCTACCTGCTCTTAATTTTTATGATTGCTTATGGCAGGCTTGTTGCCTAATTCTTGGAAAAAAGAAAGTATAGTATTCTCTCCCttgttaaaaaatatgaaagcATTTCAAATTTCTTCAAAACACACAACCAAGTCAACAATACTTTTATACTGAGAGAAAAAGTAGTTCCTTCTTTAATATTCAGTGTGCAAAGCAAACCGTGATCTTCCTATCTAAATTTCTTAACCCTACCACTAATGCAGGAAAAATGCTCAAGAAAATGTAGGAATGTGCTCAAACGGATAAATTACCGTCATGTCCATTTGTGCCGATTGCTTTTGGAATTCTCTAATCACTTTAGCCTGTTTTGCTGGTGCCATTTGCTGAAAAGAgaagtaaaaaattattactgTATATTTTGATCACATAGTACAACCTCTAGCAAAGATCTATTATTGTCACAACCTTTTGTAGCACATTATGaacttttaattaattgatagGAGATAAATCATGGTCTGAGGAACACATATTTGCACTTTTAGTATTTAACTATAAACAATGGTTAAAATTTGGAAATAATCTTTTGACCTTTAGATGTTAAGGAAGGTGGCAGGCTTTTGTTGATATCGACACTACATTCATATCTTTGTCATGGCAGAAAAAGGAGTTTAATCGTGTAtaatatactaatagcacatactGTTAATAACTAGCCAACTTCCACTTTAGTTTTGGTTACAACATATTGATAAATAGAGTGACAACCCAAATTGTTCCTCAAGAAATTTTAGATCAGACACTTTGGTCCCGAACAATTTTTATTGCAATCATTAATTTAAAGTAATAAAAAGAATCCAAAGTATCAGACCTTGTTCATTGCTGCCATTGCTTTTGTTGCCCCCTTCATTCCCGTTGAGATTGAAGTGCTTGCATATAATGCCTACAAAAGgaaatttttaaataatcaaaatagaaaACTTCTTATCATAATTCTtttgatacaaataaaaaaaatatattatctcTTCTTGCATACCTGTGTGTGAGTTGCTACACCCCTGATCTGGGCACGACTTCCCTGCAAATTGGTTATTTGTTGTCGTAATCGAACAAGTTGGCGAGCCAGGATTTTAGTGGCAGCCTGTAACCATGCACTTATTTACTCGAGATTGATAATATTACTAACAGTGACTCCCAACTATTTTTTCATATCTGTGATTAGAGTATTGAGTGTGTGCTTAGGTGTGCtatattttagtttatattGTGGAATCATTAGTTGTGTAATTGGTTGTAGACGATTGCATCCTGAAATGATTAGTTATGTACTTATGTAGGCATAAAGAACCTAGCAACTGAAATCTCAGATTCAGTCTTCAGAAGTTCTAAAAATCCCTAGAAAGTTAAGTAAATGGCATCATAAAAGAACAGAAGAACTAGTCCAAGACATGGAAGattgtaaaattagtaaatcTAGAAAAGAATcatataaacaataaataacaaAATCAGATATGGAcactttcaaattttttataagcCAAAGAAGTCTTCTTTACAGTAAGACAACTGAtgatttatcaaaaataaataaataaaggcAATTCATGACTTCCCCCTAACTACAAAAATTGCACATCAAAACTACCCAAGGCTAAAATAACAAGGTAGATATGATTTAGTACTTTCTAGTTCTGAACTATAAATAATTGTCCATTAGACATGCTAATGACAAAGTTTCAACAAAGATATATGTGATTCCTCTGTTTAAATTTCATTGGAAATTCTAGATCAAAGCTTTGTGTACTAAGAAATCGTATTCTGTACAACAGCCACATTCAAGTGACCTAACCGTTAACCATATTTCAGAACTCTACATGCTCCAAATTTGATGATGAAAATAAATCTGTAATTGAAGCATTTATCTGGACCAGTTCTGGGCTATTCATGTGGGATTATTGAACAACATCACATCTTTGGAACAAATGTACTACTCAAGTGCGATACAAAGCACACAGATATGTATCTGATCAAAGATTTgctatcaagatcaaacaatgACCGTACAAAAATATGTGAGACACAAAAATGAGAAAAACTTGCCTCATTTCCGGTTTTAGCTGTTTGTTTGATCTCAGccaccaattttttttcctgTAATGCACAAGGAAGTTAAACTCAAATGAAAGATGAAACAGAATAAGATCTCTGCTTGGTATTATGTACCTCCATCTGAAGTGATGCTATCTCTCTTTCAATGCCTACAAGAAACAAGGGTGAATAAAGAATATCTTAAAGGAAATACAccttattaaaattaaataatcatatCAAATGTTCCTCACAAAGCCTTTTTGTCATAAGTTGATTTTGATACAAACAGTTCCAGATGAATAAAAAGCATCAGGGTAAATACTCGAAGACTGAACATATAGGGTATGTAGAAAAATTGGAGCAGGGGAAAACCACAGTTAAGAAACAAAAATATCAGaaaattcaaacaaaaagattttgaacaagaaaatataggTTTAAAATAACTGACTCATcctttaaaaagaaaaaacctTGACTTTCACAACTAGTCAGTTGCATTTCAAAACTAACATATCCTGTAAAAATATTATGCCTGTTTGGAAGCAATAGGAAACCAATAGTAAGCTAGCCACTAATTTAGAAGAACAAAATATACAATTTAAACCCATATTTTGATCATCAATATAAATAGTTTACATTGGAAATATTACTTGTACATATCTTCCCCATAAAAGATTTGATCACATTTCACGCTCTAACTATTTGGTTGTAACTATTATTACCCATCACATTCTGTCCCCAGTTAATTATGAAAACGCACACGATATTCATTATTCTTTTCAGATATggaaggaaagaagaaaagacACCGATCGTGACTTTCTTGACAGCTAAATGCATAAATAGTATGTCTACTTTGGGACTCCGTTAATTATTTCCATTTATGAAGTTTCTGCAGTGCACTTTAACAATCTTAAGAAACAATTAGTTCATTCCAGGGAGAAAAGAAATAGAAATGGTAAAGGGAAGATTCCAAATTGAAGTGAAAACACAACTGTTTACCTGTACCACATACCAAAGCAAGTTAACTCTCTAATATCTATTCAAGAAATTTAGTACAGATGCAGCAAAATATACAAGTCGAAATAAACAGCAAAATATTGAATAAGCACCCAACCAAGTAATTACCTCTTGTTGCAACCGCCATTTCCCTCTTACTTGTCCGCAGAGCCTCTATAATtcccaaaagaaaaaagagagtgAAAAAAATGcacaaacagatggtcaatgcTAAATCTTTGAATTCCTAATTTTGATCAAAAGCTTATAATTTCCAATTTTCCACCTAACCAATTTTTCCCAGCACTCACAATCTACAgagatgtattattttatttccttttttcaaaaaacCAAAGGTACGAATTTGAATGCGAGTTTCGAAATTCAGAGTGCGGAGAAAGTGCAAAAACGAAAGAATGACACGATATGAGAAATGAGGAGGAAGAAAAGGTGGACCTTTGGGTGAGGTTTTCTTCTTGAAGAGGTTCATGGTTGTGTGTCTGTGAATGGAAGAGGAGCAGAACCCTAATTGAAACGGACAGTAGCAGCAGCGTAGTAGCTGACTAGCACTTAGCACGGTGGACAGTGTGTGTTTTGTATGAGAGAGAAAATGGAAGCTTTGGGGAGCGTTCTGCGTCTCCACGTAATACCCAACGGTACTCATCCAACTATCCAAGTAGCCGTTGCAGCTTTCCTTAGACTAAAATAGggacaaataaaaaataaataaactatcaaaataatacatgaaaattcAGGTAGTTGACaaaataactttaaaaaatattaatgaaaaataaatttttaaaaaattaaaaatattacaaaaattttaaaacttaaatataTATTTGACGTAGGGAAAATTACTGATCAAGAGTTTATAACAAAAAtagcgttgcaagtatagctcttaaCCAATAAAGATATCGCGTGTCAATTtaaaagagttgtcacaaaagttagaaataaaatactggaAGTATGAATctcaggtcgtctcccaacgagctGACAAAagagtgctattttattaatcagaggtTTTTCAATGATTTTTAAGAGTTGAAGAACAGAGAGATAAGTGGTTGAGAAtttatataatcaaataaaaagtCTTGACCGGGGgtagattaattggaagttctatccttgttggaatttttCAAGTGTAGCTTCAAGAGGTTGTTATTTTCCCTTAGTTAACCATtactaaataaagaaaagtcaagtgattGAGCTAACTCTTATTTGTGAGTCCTAATTCTCTCCCTTGGGAAGAATTAGCGTTAGTAAATATAGAATTAGCCAATAACTTCCAAATTAACTAATCATTTGGacattccaactcaagggtctcctttTTAATCAACCCCCAAGTCAAGTGGGAGgtctactccattgacatgaaTATAACTTTCACAGAATTaagagagaaataaaatgaGACTAGGATGGCAATGGGTCCCCATGGAGGCGGGGACATGCCCCCCGCCCACCGCCCCCCGCCCCCCGCCCCCAATATCTGTACCCGTCCTCGCCCCGTCCCCATGACGGGTAATGGGGACCCCGTATCCGCCAGGGACCTGGATCTTCGCGGATATCCGCagatttttgtaaaaattagtaaaaattgagaaaaataaaaaaaattagagaaaatCAAAGATAATATTCAATTTTCATTACAAACATAATATCCATAATATTTAAAGTCTTGAATAGCAATAACAACAAACATAAATATCCAAACATATCCATAAACAATCTAATATTACATAAACAACCAACCatattcataaacaacaaaataaaattcatgACATCATAAAAACATAATTCCACCATCTCAATCTTCCTTTCATCCCACAATGGTAGTGATGGTAGATTCCGACTTACTTGAATCCTACATTGacaagaaaataatttaaagttaaaatcaTATAATAACTCAATAAGTCAATAATATAAAAACATAGTTTGTTATATGTAATTTAATAGTTTACTTACGTCAACATCTCTTTCAATATTATGAATTGTGTAGCACTCAAATCCTATGTTAGTTGTAGTGCCAAGTTCATTCCAAAGCAAATCTTGATTATACATTAGAGCCTCTAATGTGTCCGGACGCAACCTACTACGATGTGGCGTAACAAATCGACCACCCGTACTAAATGAAGATTCAGAGGCAACGGTAGAGATAGGAATTGCCAAAAAATCTCTAGCAATAGCTTGCAAAGTAGGAAACTTCGCTGCATTTGACTTCCACCAATTTAAGATATCAAAATCATGTTCAGTTTGTGGTACCGGTCTCTCTTCAAGATAATAATCCAACTCGCTCTTTGTATCAATAAATGCAGATTCCTCACTTACATGTGCAGCAAAATCAGCTTGCCAATCCTCATGACTGAACTTCCtctcctttgaacttgaaggaATTGATGGTGGTGGCAACATATCTAATTGAGCAGCTTGGtctctctctctttcctttGTTGCATATTCTAAAACTAAATCTTGCACTACCCTTTTCACTTGACCAATTACAACACATGCCTCCGTCTCACCATATATTTTACGAAGAAAGAAATTCAATAAATACATCTTGTACCTAGGATCCAAAAGAGTCTCAATAGCCATAACTATATTAATCACACCCCAATACTTTTCAAACTTTGTTATCATTCTAGTAGCCATCATTTCAATTATCTCATTTCCACAATTTTTTCACTCCATCAAAGCCAACTTAATCACACaaaccttagaaaaataaagatttgatGTAGGATAAGTTGTTCCAGAAAACAATTCAGTCACATAAAAAATACCCTCAATCTTTGAAAAATTTCATCCGCTATATCCCAATCCTTCTCACTAGGCAAAGATTTATATTGACTCTCACGCAATGACAACCTTTCAAAAACATCTCTATACATAATTGTAACTTCAAGCATAAAAAATGTTGAATTCCACCTAGTTTTACAATCAAGACAGAAATTTTTTGTGTAGGGTATTTTAAGTTGCGCACATGTTTCCTtaaatttttcttctcttttaggTGTTGCAGTCCAATAATGAACACTATCCCTCACCCTTTCAATGGCATGTGAAATAAGTTGTAACCTATCATTgacaatcaaatttaatttatgCGCACGACATCGCATGTGATATAATTTACCACCCAAGATAAAGTTTCTATGTGACATTTTAGTCAAAATATTCTCAATCATAACGTCATTAGTACAACAATTATCAACAGTCAAAGTGGATACCTTCCTATCA is a window from the Arachis stenosperma cultivar V10309 chromosome 3, arast.V10309.gnm1.PFL2, whole genome shotgun sequence genome containing:
- the LOC130969563 gene encoding vacuolar protein sorting-associated protein 2 homolog 2 isoform X2, with the translated sequence MNLFKKKTSPKEALRTSKREMAVATRGIEREIASLQMEEKKLVAEIKQTAKTGNEAATKILARQLVRLRQQITNLQGSRAQIRGVATHTQALYASTSISTGMKGATKAMAAMNKQMAPAKQAKVIREFQKQSAQMDMTIEMMSESIDETLDKDEAEEETEELTNQVLDEIGVDIASQLSSAPKGRIASRNTENVAPSRPQESQDVEDLEKRLASLRRL
- the LOC130969563 gene encoding vacuolar protein sorting-associated protein 2 homolog 2 isoform X1, whose amino-acid sequence is MNLFKKKTSPKEALRTSKREMAVATRGIEREIASLQMEEKKLVAEIKQTAKTGNEAATKILARQLVRLRQQITNLQGSRAQIRGVATHTQALYASTSISTGMKGATKAMAAMNKQMAPAKQAKVIREFQKQSAQMDMTIEMMSESIDETLDKDEAEEETEELTNQVLDEIGVDIASQLSSAPKGRIASRNTENVAPRPQESQDVEDLEKRLASLRRL